The Spirosoma foliorum genome has a window encoding:
- a CDS encoding DUF5681 domain-containing protein, which yields MPIPNQELNQFKPGQSGNPGGRPKGPITQFLRELGDSDELEITLVKTKNGERGDPVKSTLSTNGEQTINQFIAARLLQMAMGGDIKAIKEVLNRTEGRVPQPIKLGGDANNPLGVMLMLPENGRLDPPPSNIPPAQEPNE from the coding sequence ATGCCAATTCCGAATCAAGAGCTGAATCAATTTAAGCCAGGTCAATCTGGTAATCCGGGTGGTCGGCCAAAAGGCCCGATTACTCAGTTTTTGCGCGAACTGGGGGATAGTGATGAATTGGAAATTACGCTCGTTAAAACCAAAAATGGGGAACGGGGAGATCCGGTAAAGTCTACTCTTTCGACCAATGGTGAGCAGACCATCAATCAATTTATTGCAGCCAGACTTCTGCAAATGGCAATGGGTGGCGATATCAAAGCCATCAAAGAAGTGCTGAACCGCACAGAGGGCCGGGTTCCTCAGCCTATCAAACTGGGTGGCGATGCTAATAATCCGCTGGGCGTTATGCTGATGCTACCTGAAAACGGCCGATTAGACCCACCACCTTCTAACATTCCGCCGGCACAAGAACCCAATGAGTAA
- a CDS encoding S-adenosylmethionine decarboxylase family protein, which yields MSPKIWNHSVWIPITNPKTLKEEFDRILTLATFNVLHFTEHHFEPEGWTALWLLGESHLAIHTFPEHCTSYVELSSCMMDKYVVFLEWLEKLPENLEKGPMVNLNLPLDYRERLRLLQGDWKPK from the coding sequence ATGAGCCCGAAGATTTGGAATCATTCGGTATGGATACCGATCACCAATCCGAAGACGCTGAAGGAGGAATTTGACCGAATCCTCACCCTGGCGACCTTCAACGTCCTGCATTTTACAGAACATCACTTTGAGCCTGAGGGCTGGACTGCGCTTTGGCTACTTGGCGAGTCCCATTTGGCCATTCATACTTTTCCGGAGCACTGCACCTCGTACGTCGAACTCTCCAGCTGTATGATGGATAAGTATGTCGTTTTTTTAGAATGGCTTGAAAAGCTTCCTGAAAATCTGGAGAAAGGTCCAATGGTGAATTTAAATCTTCCTCTAGATTACCGGGAAAGACTAAGGCTACTGCAGGGAGATTGGAAACCCAAATGA